Proteins co-encoded in one Chloroflexi bacterium ADurb.Bin180 genomic window:
- a CDS encoding pyrroloquinoline quinone biosynthesis protein PqqE encodes MKVHERIRSLLRSPWTFYRVLLRGSYDFTYDLMPVQVRGMSTHKRINLTLSGQHLVHRHLRPANWPLHIQLELTNYCNLHCPVCPTGSGALARPPLDMDLGLFERVWNEIGPYLLTASLWGWGEPLLHPQLRDILRIASTQPVATLLSTNGQRLDRPDVQQALVDYPPTYLIVCIDGLTDETNQVYRRGARLQPALEGVKRIAAAKRERNLTFPILHMRYIVMRHNEHELPDIERFARDAEFDLLTIRTLSTTDSTDAAYPQFVPVASDWNAYEYEAGQRIRRHDYVCQQPFWFPALYSDGTLVPCDQDSQARLPFGVITPQRSFADVWFGRDSARVRRIVRDTPETLDICPNCPFADRPAEACSVRAVALRGPVMAQIGPLPGLHQQGQPGL; translated from the coding sequence TTGAAAGTCCACGAGCGTATACGCAGCCTGTTGCGCTCGCCCTGGACGTTCTACCGTGTACTCCTGCGGGGAAGCTACGATTTCACCTATGACTTGATGCCAGTGCAGGTTCGCGGCATGTCTACACACAAGCGCATCAACCTGACTCTGTCCGGTCAGCACCTCGTCCATCGCCACCTGAGGCCTGCCAACTGGCCCCTGCACATACAGCTCGAGCTGACCAACTACTGCAACCTGCACTGCCCGGTTTGTCCGACTGGCTCCGGTGCCCTGGCTCGTCCGCCTCTGGACATGGACCTGGGCCTCTTTGAGCGCGTGTGGAACGAGATTGGACCCTACCTGTTGACGGCTTCTCTGTGGGGCTGGGGCGAGCCTCTACTGCATCCGCAGCTACGCGACATCCTCCGCATCGCCTCGACTCAACCGGTAGCCACGCTGTTGTCCACCAACGGCCAGCGCCTGGATCGCCCGGATGTGCAGCAGGCTCTGGTGGACTATCCTCCCACCTATCTCATCGTCTGCATCGATGGTCTGACCGATGAGACCAATCAGGTCTACCGGCGAGGCGCGCGGCTCCAGCCCGCGCTCGAGGGAGTGAAGCGTATCGCCGCGGCCAAACGCGAGCGTAATCTCACCTTCCCGATTCTGCACATGCGCTACATCGTCATGCGCCACAACGAACACGAGCTCCCCGACATCGAGCGGTTCGCCAGAGATGCCGAGTTTGACCTGCTTACCATCCGTACTCTGTCAACCACCGACTCGACCGACGCGGCGTATCCGCAATTTGTGCCAGTGGCCAGCGACTGGAATGCCTACGAGTACGAGGCGGGTCAGCGCATCCGCCGTCATGACTATGTCTGCCAGCAGCCCTTCTGGTTCCCGGCCCTGTACAGCGACGGCACACTCGTGCCCTGCGATCAGGACAGTCAGGCCCGGCTGCCCTTTGGCGTAATCACACCCCAGAGATCCTTCGCCGATGTCTGGTTTGGCCGGGACTCTGCCCGCGTCCGACGCATCGTTCGTGATACGCCCGAGACCCTCGACATCTGTCCCAACTGCCCCTTCGCCGACCGCCCCGCCGAGGCCTGCAGCGTGCGCGCCGTTGCCCTGAGGGGACCTGTGATGGCCCAGATTGGCCCACTGCCGGGCCTTCACCAGCAAGGGCAGCCAGGCTTGTGA
- the kfoC gene encoding Chondroitin synthase: protein MSQSLPTFTVVIPSRDRPLQLARCLSSLAQLDYPRDLLSIIVVDDGSEPSIDAAIRPFLTRLPLRLFVQQGAGPAAARNRGAAAAQSRFVAFTDDDCRPSSDWLRLLALSLTQFPERAVGGRTINGLPSDRYSTASQLLISFLYSYYNPHREDARFLTTNNLAVPRDKFTEIGGFDTRFLRAAAEDRELCDRWLQRGWKLSYVPEAVVYHEHAMTLRGFCKQHWTYGQGAWRYRLARAEREREPVRVEPLRFYARLLAKPFGEGYPVPVAAKVAGLLLLSQVANAGGFFTERVLYGRRSTPAAEGDL from the coding sequence ATGTCCCAGTCGTTACCCACATTCACCGTCGTCATCCCTAGCCGCGACCGCCCCCTTCAGCTTGCGCGCTGCCTCTCGAGCCTCGCGCAACTGGACTATCCGCGCGACTTGCTGAGCATCATCGTAGTAGACGATGGTAGCGAGCCGTCCATCGACGCAGCCATCCGGCCGTTCCTGACCCGCCTGCCACTCCGGCTGTTCGTCCAGCAAGGCGCCGGCCCGGCAGCCGCCCGCAATCGCGGCGCGGCCGCTGCGCAGAGCCGCTTTGTCGCCTTCACCGACGATGATTGCCGACCGTCCAGCGATTGGCTCCGTTTGCTGGCTCTGAGTCTGACGCAATTCCCGGAACGCGCTGTGGGTGGACGCACCATCAATGGTCTTCCCTCGGACCGCTACTCCACCGCCAGCCAATTGCTGATTTCCTTCCTCTACTCGTACTACAATCCGCATCGGGAAGACGCCCGCTTCCTGACGACCAACAACCTCGCTGTCCCTCGCGACAAGTTCACCGAAATCGGCGGATTCGACACGAGGTTCCTGAGGGCCGCGGCCGAAGATCGCGAGCTGTGCGACCGTTGGCTGCAGCGGGGGTGGAAGCTAAGCTACGTACCCGAAGCAGTGGTGTACCACGAACACGCCATGACCCTGCGCGGCTTCTGCAAGCAGCATTGGACCTACGGCCAGGGTGCGTGGCGCTACCGACTGGCCAGGGCGGAACGTGAGCGGGAACCGGTCCGTGTGGAGCCGCTTCGCTTCTATGCGCGGCTGCTTGCGAAACCCTTCGGGGAGGGATATCCCGTGCCGGTGGCAGCGAAGGTGGCCGGGCTGCTATTGCTCAGTCAAGTGGCTAACGCCGGGGGATTCTTCACCGAACGTGTGCTCTACGGCCGCCGTAGCACTCCTGCGGCGGAGGGAGACCTGTAG